Genomic DNA from Cololabis saira isolate AMF1-May2022 chromosome 20, fColSai1.1, whole genome shotgun sequence:
GTAATTAATTTAAGTATACGATCTTGTGCAATAACTTACAATGCTTAAATCACAAAGCAGAGAGGTAAATATATCCACCTGTGTTTTTGTTATAAGCCATAAAGGGTTAATATATGGCCACATAACAGAATCCTGCTTTTATAAGATCTGAGATGAAGCAGTTTATGTGATACTATTCAATGCCTGCTATAATGATGTCACTGTTTTTAAGTTATATTCATCTTTTGTACACAATATATTTTgaagctgcaaaaaaaaaaaaaactaaattaactGTCGCTTCTAATTAccataaagcactttaaacagAACAGTGTTTCCCAAACAGTCAGTGAAGCGACGACAGAGTAGTTATGTGACTGACTGAATGAGTTGTTTGTCTTCCTGCTTCTCTCTAAGTTTCACTTTTTAGGTTTCATTTTCCTCACAGAGATGCAGCGTCGGGCCAAAGTTGGTGTAGTTCGCCGCAGTGACGTTCAAATGGAGGGAAAAAATCTAATAAAACCCAGGTAGGCAACAGGTTTGCAGTCATCGAGCTACGTAGGTGGATTTATAACATTTAGTTTATGACAGAGTAACAGTTTAACAGTGAGATTTAGCTGATAAGGTCATTGATCTGTTGCTGTGTGACTGACAGCTGCATGAATAACCTGCACTTTAATTAGTGGGAGATTATTATCATAACTGAAAGAAGAGCTTATATTTACAAATGGTGCATTTGTTCTGATAAATATGCAGCTCTACTGTAGATCGCTATTTGATGTTGCTCATCTGGTCTGACTCAGCCAGGCGATAACTAGCGTCATAATACTACTTTAAAGGCATCATTAGCCAGACGTTCTCGGGCTGCTGTATATGTGAAATGTTAAGCAGCTATTCTCATGATCCATCTGCTTTTTGCTTTCTCCCATGTCAGTGTTGCAGGTGCGTTTACGCCTCCAACTCCTCGCTTTGCTCTGTCAGCAGCCCAAGATGCTCTAAGTCAGGTTAACAGTACCAGTTCAGGTGATGAAAAGGAGAAACATACTTTCCAAGTCCCAGGTGAGCCGGTTAAACACAGGTCTTTATACTGGAAATGTTTTACAAAAGACACAGGGATGTTCCTTTGgagcaaaacacaaaaaaagcatCTTTCAGCACATCAAGATATTGAAAAGCAAGGAAGCCTTTAACACATAGTTTAAAATGTGATTGAAAGCAtcgtgatttcatttttctctcaAATCTCACCCAGTTTTGGGGGTTTGCTCCAGTTacaaacaagaatatttttaaaatgtcacAATTTCAGTTTTGTAATCATGCAAACTGTAGTTTTTTTGCTCACCAAAGCAACTTGTCTTCTTGTCTTCATTAAGAATCACTAGTAGCTGTagtccctttttctcttttttaaagtaaaagaCAGTTAACATTGAATATTTCAATGATCTTCCATTCTTTAGTGTTTTCAGCAACTTCTCTAAAGCTGGAAGCTCAGTGGAGAAATGTGGAGTGGACACAAGAGTGAGTAAATCTGCCCTTTTTCCTTCGTTTCATaatgtttttcttccttccgCTTCATCGTAACAATTTCCATCATCTCGAAAGGCAAAAGGAGAACCTGATGAAGACGGTGAGCTCCTACAGACCCAGATGTGAGGAGGCGCCTCAAGCCCGGGTTCTCCTGCTGGGCCCGGTCGGCTCTGGGAAGTCCAGCTTCATCAGTTCTGTCCAGTCCGTGTTCAATGGAAGAGTCGCCAACCGCGCCATGGTGGGGTCCTTCTCCACCAGCTTCACCAAAAAGGTACAGGCTGAAGGCGTATTAGTCGAAATCGACACATTTCAAGGgttatttaacattttcatcACAAGTTCGTGAAgaaacttttatcattattttcaaCCTTTAATGCTGGTTTTCCTGTTGACATTAACTATAACCTAAGAGTAAATTCATATTTTACAACTGTAGATACGTCCTTTTACACCAGAAATGCTCAATTTAAACTGATTCATGAATGACGAGGCACAAACTCAAATACTGGTACAAACAATGTGAGAATTATACATCTTCACCACTAACTTTGACTTCAACGGTGCCAGCTACAGTCGTTCAGCATCCACGCTCAGAGAGGAGAGGACACCAGTGGGCTGGTGCTGTGTGATTCAGCTGGTCttggggatggagggatgaccGGTCTGACCCTTCACGACATCTTGTCAGTCATTAAAGGACACGTACCTGAGGGACACAAGGTAAGCAGGATGGTACAGTAATGTATAAAAGACAAGCACTGCACGTGAATGAGTGGCTGATTGCTGGAGCCCGGTGGAGAAGTCTGAAAGGCGGAAGATAAAAATCTGCAATAGAAAATCCCTCCCGGTACAGCCGTAACCTTCTACTGTCACTGACATCCCAAGCAAATATTTCCTCCTGAAACCTCTGACACACGCGTCGGCCTCAGCTCTGCTTCCTGTTTTAGTGTCAGTAAATAACCACAGACGCGCCGGTGCAGAACCCCAGTGGCTTTTTCAACGTCTAATCTCTGAACTTCTTACTCTCAGTTTAGCCCAGAGCAGCCGGTGAGGTCAGAAACTGTGGGCTATGTGAAGCTGCCAAACCTGAAGGACAAGATCCATTGTGTGGCTTTTGTTGTGGACGCCTCCAAAATCACAATGTACCCCAAAAGCTTGAGAACCACCTTTAAGAAGCTCCGAGAGCACATCAGTGATCTGGGTAAGCAAAAGCCGGACTCTGATCTGTGATCTGATTAGACTTGACTCACAACTTcctttttgatgtttttttttttttttaaaccattctGGTGATACGAGCAAGTGATGTGTTCCTCAGCTTTCTGCGGTAAATGTGTGGTGATCCTATGTTTCAGGTGTTCATCAGGTGGCTCTGCTGACCCACATTGACCAGATCTGTCCAGAAATAACCAAAGACCTCACTCAGGTTTACAAGAGGCAGAGTATCCGCGACGTGGTAGGTTGAAAGGACGCACATGTACTTGCGTGAACAAAACTCAAAAGGTGTTTCTCTGAGTGTTTCCATAAAACGGATAAAGAAGTTTATCACAGATTTACTGATAAATGGAACGTGTTCAAAACTAATTGAGAAACAGTTTGATAACTTAcaaaatattgttgtctcatggcGAAGACGCCGTTACCAGCTTTGAATATGCACCGATGCCAGAGCAGACATGTCAAACTCAAGGCCTGGGCGCCAAATCTGGCCCATCCCTTCATTTTACTGGGCCATGATAAACATGCACAGATAATTATGTATTTACAGCTAAACAGGGAACCCCctgggcagacccaggacacgctggagagattagctgtctcagctggcctgggaagtAGTATCCTCCTGGAAGGGCTGGAGAAAGGAGCTGAGCAGAGTGAGGCCTTAAAAAAGACACACAAAAGAAGTTTATCCCAAATTTGGCCTCATATCCGAAACATGAATCAATACAAATCATATACATAAGGAGATGTATCAGTAATAATCTTTAGTTGGAATTTAGTCCATGCacataaaaaaagtgaaacataACACATACACCTTGAAAAAACCCAACTTGGTACAATGAAGGTGGCGCTGGTTACTTCTCAGTTTCAGACAAGACTTAACAAAAGTAAGGACTGAAGGGTACATCTTTTCCTCTGATTATCAGACGTCAATCTGTAAAAGAAAATATACCAAGGGGTGTAgcaactcataatgtaataacggctcataatgtaataacagctcataatgtaataacttaaatgtaataaaagttaataatgtaataatcggctcataatgtaataacttaaatgtaataaGTTAATAATGTTATaatcggctcataatgtaataaaatcatgagcgcataacgtaataacggctttgcacataatgtaataatgtaataacttattacattatgagccctACTGGCGCTGCTCCAAGGCCAGTGCGAGATTCAGAATCCAGCTATGTAATATTTTCCTTGTGAAATGCACGAGTGCATGAGTTTGTGAGCGCTGTTCCTCATCCCACTGTTGTATCAACCCAAAATAAAGATTACAGGTTTCAAAAAGTTTGAAAAACTTCTTCCAGTGTAGAAAGCATGAATGAAAAAGTCAGCAGAGCAGACGTAAACTTTACTAACCAGCGAGAACTACACGCTCGTCAGATTCTTTGTATATTTTCTTTTACCTAcccggataaaaaaaaaagaagaaaagcagcCGAATGTTTAGATAACTTTAGTTTTCAGTGCTTAAACTCCACATTACTTTTGATGATCAtttccagctgctgctgggatCAGCTAGGActtatgtgtgcatgtgtgtgtgtgcagatgaGTAAAGCTGGAGCTCTGTTGGGCATGTCCACCTCCTACATCGTTCCGGTGAAGAACTACTCCtcagaactggacctggacctgaacacaGACGTGCTGCTGCTAAGTGCCGTCGACCACATCCTGCAGTACACAGACCTATTTTTCCAGGACCACAAACCGCGAATCTCAGGGCCAAAGTTAAcattataacaataataataatgattcatTTCGGTCTGAATATGTCTTTATAAAGTCTTTTGTGAACCTTGCATGTTGAAGTCATGAGTTAAAGAGGAGCTGtaagatttttttcaattaGTAAACCTGCATTTTCTTgaatgttttggggttttttcctCAAATTTGCCATTCGGCTTCAtacatgaaatgaaatgaaataaaaactgaaactATGTCTCTATTGTTTTTAGTCATGAATTCTAAGTTCAGGTTGTTCTGTTTGTTTGACAAAATCTAATCAGAAATGATCCAAATATTAcatgattatgatgatgattagaatataaaaaaatcctaaatattcatagatttaacccttttagtGCTTGAGATATGAATTAATACACAGAATaggctatttatttattagaagcagttattttatttatcatatatatatatatatatatatattaaaaaaacacaattactTGCATCATTATGAATGCATCaggtaaatgtattttattgtataaaaccttttatttttacCTTGTTATGGGACCGTTAAACAGAGGTCACAGAAGTTCATGTCAAATATAATACGGCAGCACAATAGGGTTAAAAACACTTGATGTAGCAATAcaacttctttttttccacatgtCTTTTTATTGAGCATTTAGACATACTGTATAGACATATATTCTTCATACATTCCAGGCTCTTTTTGTCTACACACAAAAGTAGTGATTTACAAAATGGCTATAGAAGGATATTGtacaagaataaaataaaaacataacagATGCAATTAATTATATAGTGTCAAGCATTTATCAtgaaacttaaaataaaataaaacgacagaaaaaaagagacaaacaaAAGGTTGAGTGGGAAAGCCATCCCTGTTGAAAGCTCCCCCCTCACCTGTCCTGCCCCCCCCACACTCACCTGTCCTGTCTGAAAATAAACTTGTCAAAATAATTAAACAATTTCAATGGTAAGAAATTGTAATATgaatgaaaaatgtattacattttttctcCATTGCTAAGACACGAAAACTTGGTTCCTGTAGCACAAACACCCAAACCTTTTCGTCGTTTCCAGAAGTGCACACACATTTCCCATAACCAAATGACCACCCCAGGTTCAGGGTCCCTTTTCTGCCAGCATACTCCCCTTTTCTGAATCCAATAGAGGGATTTTTCTCAGCATGACGGTGGAGAGTGTATGACCGCAACCCATACACACATGTGAGGATATTTCTCTGGAATCTGTCCAGGGTTGGATCAGACACACAAGGGGATATTTCCCACGCTGCCTGGCGAGAGGAGACAATGTGTGACGTTGATGAAATACTATGGCCGGACCCTGACCTGAGACAAGATCATGCTGATATTGATGCCGATGCTGATCAACCTGTATATGTGCTCAATCTGGAAGTGCTGTGAATAAACCCTATTATTGACATTTTGGTGGCAGTTTGAATGAACCCTCCTGTGTGTCACAAACACTAATGTAGTCTGTGTTTTGACAGCTTTTTATTGTCTGGGGGTAAAGACTGATTGGGACCCAGAAGTTAGATGTTTGGACCGTTAGGTGTGCGTTTTTAAAATTgtcatcaaatcaaactttatttatgaagcacctttcatacaaaaaatgcaacacaaagtgcttttcataaaacaaataaacataaaacgtattaatgccttGCCCcttccccctccccgcacacacacagacacaaacgcagacacacggtgtagacatggctgagcactgaggatccaggtgaggaaacggtaacagggagccgtccacgccaggaggtcccatagcccgcagctacaaggggggggggcccacagagaccatccctccacagagaccatcccggcccggacggatagaggagtccacaccacagcggtgaagccgtggtgcagagcttcacaaccatccaggccagaaccacccccaggacgacccccctgcagaccagagtcactcccagcatggaggctccccatgaggaaacactggagataaaagctacaagaaagcaggataagatacactaaaggagtttaaaagagtataacataacataaaatcctaaaagtatgtctaataataataataataataataaattgtatttatagagcgcattttcacctgaagaacaagtctcaaagcgcttacaataaagattagaaaaaagaaaaaatagaaaataaaaataaaagagaaataaaaataaaaaaaataaataaaataaaataaaaaaactaaattagcaAAAAAAGCACAAGGACATTCTAAAAGaccaggacatcagggataggcTTTCTTAAAgatgtctagaaagcaagacattaaaaactaaaagaataagacagtagaatgtataaaatagaccataaataacgactaaaaaaTTTAGATATAACATTGAGATaagacaatgaaaataaaatatgataaaacaggataaactaaagattaatataaaacagagcagtaagatccaataaaaataagggtgagcataaaaaaattaaaagagttaaatgagtcagttaaaagcctgattaaagagatgggtcttgttttgttgtgtgtgaaaaaaataaataaatggcgaGTTGTTCCAGGAATTGTGTCTTagcaatcgagaaaaactgagttttttttagtatttttatCTCCAGATTCCCTGTTGTCGCTCATGTCGCCGCTAGATGTCGCTGTTTCCACCAGCCCGCGGGTCACGTGACTGTTGTAAACAAGGAAGTGTGGCTTGTTTAAAAACAAGGCGCCAGCTGCTGCAGGTTCACAAATAAAAGGTAAGAAACACCATTAAACACAGAAACTACTTCCCTTACAACTTCATCTTCTAAAACTATTAATAAATTGCCGTCTatttcagcccccccccccccacatatTTTACATTACCGGTTCAGTGGTTAGTTCTTACTGGTTAGCTCAAATTAGCAATAAGTCAgtagtttagtttgttttgtttaattttcttcATTCTATGCGGTGATGGGGTGTTCCCCTGCCAGTCATTCATGTGATCTCCCTCTGCTCAGGTCCACAGGGATGCCCGGGTCGGAATCTGCTCGGCTGGGTCGGAAACGTGCCCTGCCTCCGTGTCCCAACCCGCTGTTCCTGCAGTGGCTGACCGAGCTCCGGGACGAGGCCCGGGAGAAGGGCCTGAAGATCCAGTACACCTACCAGAAGGTCTGGGCCGAGAAGCACACGTTTATTTAATTCTCCTCTCTTCTGCAAACTCTGCAGACAGAACCACGTGGTCTCTCTGTGACGTCACTCCTGCAGCAGGGACTGTACACTCactaataaattaataataatctaTTATTATCTATTAAGTACACCTTTAGGGGTTTTTCCCACTgtttgggagtttttacctgccattgtttatgtttatgtaataattgctcgggggtcatgttctgggttcctggaaagcacctagagacaacttatgttgtaatagacgcaatataaatggaattgaattgaattcaattgaatAGGATGTTGtgtttaatcagaatcagaatcaggtttattggtcaagtcaggtcaaacaagacagggaatttgacttggttattttcgctcactgtacagtaaaaggacgaatgacagctcttattaacatatatacaattaaaaaaaaaagaaagttgcagCAGTATTaggtagacatgattattgaaaggtgcattgttacagcatatgattatggttattattattattattgcacagtgattgattactctgagactttaTGAGTGAAGAGAGTTCATcacagcaacagcttgggggaagaaactgtctctgagtctggaggttttagcgtacagttctctgtagcgccgtctagaggggaggagttcaaacagactgtgtcctgggtgtgaggggtctgcagagatgctacctgcccgtttcctggtcctggaccggtacaggtcctggatagatgggagcttagtcccagttatcctctctgcagacctgattgtccgttgcagtctgtgcctgtctagtttggtggccgagtgcagagaacagactgaatgatggcagagtagaaggtgatcagcagctgctgtggcaggttaaacttcctgagctgacgcaggaagtataacctctgctgagcttcttcCGGACAGAGTTACTGTGGGAAACGATGCTCCTTCATTGATAGTTTATCTTCTTCAGACCATTATCTGTAAACCCCAGTAGATCAGCGGCTCCTGAAATACTCAGATCCGTgtgtctggcaccaacaaccatgccgtGCTCAAAGTCACTTAAACTCCTTTTCGTCTTGACCACGTCTAGATCCCCCAACACACTGCCATGTCATTGGCTGATTAGATATTTGCGTTGACAAGCTGCTACCTAAAGATGTGTCCACTGAGGGTTTGTTTGAGGTCATTGTCCTGCTGGAGGATAACTTTAGGGCCAATCAGACGTCTCCCTGATCACACCAGTGAGTATCTGCCTGAACCATTGAGGGCAAAATTAATCGCGACAGAAGCATTGCTTTCTAAATAATCTTCAACACCAACTGCTGATCgtagtaaaatgtatttaaaaaacaaaacactttatTGGTGGACTACAGCTGTGTAAACCCAGCCAGGTGTTTACAGATGTGTGCACAATATGAAGCTGAGACCGAGCAAGCGCTCAATCCCctcaaaaaacaatgtttttataAGTTTTAAACCTATCCGAACAGACTATTATCTTGTGATCTACTGAAAGTGGCTTTAACCCGAGTTAGTGCTTCTATACATTTGTTTTCAGTCTTCATTTCCTGCTATTAACacaatttaaaatataaaatatgggACTAATTAAGCTTCTGTGTTTCAAAACTCTTGTACGGATCGGTAATATCCAACTCCTAAAACATCTTTTAAACTGTTTTAGTTATTATTAACTCCCTGATTTTACATGAAACCATGGAGGTTTTCTGACCTTTGTTgattttgattagatttttcttGTTACCCCTTATTGTTATAATTCATTGCAGTGTTTGCACGTACAGTTTGTGTGCATGATGAAAGACATATGACTTTGACCGTCTGGGCACCCGTAACTCATGGCACCTTTTACACTTTGACATATTTGCAGATCCAAGCCACAGAAATAAAAGcaggatttttctttctttttctttctcttgagCTCCATTTAAGAACTTTTGACTTAAAGCAGCAGACATCTTTATAAACAGATCACATTTCTCTGATTTTTCCAGGCAATCAGCTCTTTAAACAAATATCCGCTGCCGCTTCAAAACGCCAAGGAGGCAAAGATCCTGCAGAACTTTGGGGACGGCATCTGCAAGATACTGGACCAAAGACTGCAGCGACACTACAGAGAGAACGGTGGGAAACAGGGACGGTGCATGAGAGTTATACAGCCAGTTATgacaaacacattaaaaaaaaaaaaaaacaggtgaaGAGAATTCTGCAAACATGGGGAACCAGTCGTCGGTCACTTCAAGAGTTACAGCAAAAGCTGTGATAACATATTAAATATTGAAAGATATTTAATTGAACCCATGAGGTAAAATAAATCACAGGTGGGCAGCTGCTGCATCGTCACCTGTtctcctggggtccgtttcacaaagcaggttcaacaaactctgagtctaatcctgaactcttagttgatctactctgagatcggaaactctgagttttcggttccagaacagcggatttgaggtaatttactcaactctaagtagtttcacctggagttaagctcatgcgtgagggaaataaaaagccatcatcagtagagcgctgatacaaggattcaccatggcaaccggtgacaacaaaagagcaacatactttttcttttttttttttaaactttatttaacatttcaatttacaaaatccctttgaggaaacattgcatctgaagatccacatactttacgccgtgtcctttttcacccgaatggaattagagattttaatgcgcgcatacagcgaatttgaacatgtttttcgaaaaagagtaacaccgcagcacagaataatataacattaatttaacagatctctacatcattcacctgcaatcctgtggaactccttgatggcttggacaggtttatgtagggttgccacccgtcccttgaaatacggaattgttccgtaattgggaattaaaggttgcgttccgtattgaaccaatgcagacacatattatgccagCAGggttctccaactccggtcctgcgggagagcacctatccagcatgttttagatctttcacTGCTTCagaacaccatgatacaaggagctgtgtcaacaacagaactgtccggaccttgatgacaagttaatgacgaccattgattagaatcaggtgtgttcatgcagggagacacctaaaacatgctggataggtggatccaggaccggagttggagaccacTGTATTAtgttcttatttattcatgtaataatatacaggtggaggtcggaacatttgaatatattgcaaaactccattcgtagtaaattcaacttaaggtgaaacaaatattatttcccactacatgcaaagtgagatatttcaagcctttatttgttataattttgatgattatggctcacagtttatgtaaaccccaaataaaaaatctcaaaaaattagaatatattatgaaatcattaaacaattcaatcatcaaaattataacaaataaaggattagcatatattgctttgcctgtaatgagactatgtataatgtacatgtattacgcggtctgataaccatctcccgacgaatatttaattctctgcgcattaattctgcaccttcatcaattgtgtcttcatcaaaaggacatgccgtgttcgtgacaatggacttctaatatatatactgactctgtttttaatgacagtcgGCAGAACTTCgacaaaactcgcctgctgactgaatgaatgaggaaatcaaatgtgcatgtgtctctgaaagaggtggagacacagagaaactccaggttcattcatataaacctggtcccgaccaggttaggttcagagcgtctgttactacggtaactgaccgagagcttaagttacctctctttgtaaaacaggctagagttacctctctttctctggtttgagttacctccctttgtgaaacggaaaactcagagtttccctcatttcagggttaacagactcagagttttcactaaacctgctttgtgaaacggacccctggactCCTCCCTCAGGTGCCAACGCTCCCATCCACCGGCTCCCCAAAGGAGCGCCCCCTCCTGGCAGAACCGACACCCACAACAACCTGGCTCCCAAAAAGGTAACGACACATTTTACAGACTTCCTTTTCATGTCCAAATAGACCAAAATAGTCAAAAAGCTGCCTTTTATCACTGTATGAATAAGTTAATTAAAAACTATAATATGTTTGGCATTAAGCGCTGAGCCTGAGACCAAATaggatgttttttctcttttttttttaattgataagTTGGTCATTTTAAATTCAAATCGGGGATATTACGTCTTAAGCGCAGCCCCGGGACCATCTAAATATGACCCTCCCTAAAATAAGGACTAAAAAAGAGAAGAGTTGCATcagaatatttgtatttttatcatAATTTGTCACAAGAAGTTATTTAATAGTAatatgtgtgtatttatgtacAAGGAGTACATCGAGATGTTTGAGCATGTTGATCAAAGTACAGAGCTGTTATTGATCTGAAAAAACCCTAAAAATGAAAACCAACTCAGTATacgtgcagtattttttgtcgAGCATCCTCAGATTAGCAACAGAAGTGTTCTAAGAGCTTTTAAGGAAGCTCAAAGGTTGATGTGTTGCCTTCTGTTCATTCTGATTATTTAAATATGCCCCTATGGGGGGTAAAAAGTTTCCTGCAGCTCTTACACAGAGCTTAAACGTGCTCCTGGTTTAAGCTGTCACACCGGTGCAGGGTCTAGTTCATATCAGCAGGTGGCGTAGTTGCACCGTTCAGAGAGATATAACCTGAACCCGAACTCTGAAACACGTTTACTTTGACCAGAATAAAACTATTATGGTATTattcagaaaaataatttacaaACGCGGTTTCTCCGTGGAGACACCCAACGTTGGGGGTGTAGTCTTAATAATGCAGGATATTTCATCTTCTCTGGTCTGCTTCACAAACACTACTGTTAAAGAGACGGAGCTGTTGTGAGAAGTAAGAACTACAGCAGTGAGTAGAAGCAGAAATAAGGTAAAATAATGTTGTTTAAA
This window encodes:
- the LOC133420366 gene encoding interferon-induced protein 44-like isoform X1, yielding MEGQDLIKNSATGFTFTLPTPRFALSAAQDALSQVNSTSSGDEKEKHTFQVPEMQRRAKVGVVRRSDVQMEGKNLIKPSVAGAFTPPTPRFALSAAQDALSQVNSTSSGDEKEKHTFQVPVFSATSLKLEAQWRNVEWTQEQKENLMKTVSSYRPRCEEAPQARVLLLGPVGSGKSSFISSVQSVFNGRVANRAMVGSFSTSFTKKLQSFSIHAQRGEDTSGLVLCDSAGLGDGGMTGLTLHDILSVIKGHVPEGHKFSPEQPVRSETVGYVKLPNLKDKIHCVAFVVDASKITMYPKSLRTTFKKLREHISDLGVHQVALLTHIDQICPEITKDLTQVYKRQSIRDVMSKAGALLGMSTSYIVPVKNYSSELDLDLNTDVLLLSAVDHILQYTDLFFQDHKPRISGPKLTL
- the LOC133420366 gene encoding interferon-induced protein 44-like isoform X2, translating into MEGQDLIKNSATGFTFTLPTPRFALSAAQDALSQVNSTSSGDEKEKHTFQVPEMQRRAKVGVVRRSDVQMEGKNLIKPSVAGAFTPPTPRFALSAAQDALSQVNSTSSGDEKEKHTFQVPVFSATSLKLEAQWRNVEWTQEQKENLMKTVSSYRPRCEEAPQARVLLLGPVGSGKSSFISSVQSVFNGRVANRAMVGSFSTSFTKKSFSIHAQRGEDTSGLVLCDSAGLGDGGMTGLTLHDILSVIKGHVPEGHKFSPEQPVRSETVGYVKLPNLKDKIHCVAFVVDASKITMYPKSLRTTFKKLREHISDLGVHQVALLTHIDQICPEITKDLTQVYKRQSIRDVMSKAGALLGMSTSYIVPVKNYSSELDLDLNTDVLLLSAVDHILQYTDLFFQDHKPRISGPKLTL